One region of Ardenticatenales bacterium genomic DNA includes:
- a CDS encoding acyl-CoA dehydrogenase family protein, translating into MSYNQDPLFPLTDEEEALLALTHQVCRREILPARAELDETGQFPTAILRKFREVGLFAGMFEAEYGGLGLSPLMPFRIVETIAQYCLGVATTFGASTTLAALPIKCGGTEAQKQKYLPLLAGGEKLGALAVTEPDAGSDVLNLSTTAVKSGDYYVLNGVKQWITNAGQADIYCIFAGTGSIGGISCFIVEKDTPGLSFGQLENKLGIRCSHTRQLILQDVAVPVDNLIGLKPNRGLLQLLQTLARSRVSVAALSVGVATGAYHEAIKYTRQREQFGQKIIRFQALQHLLADMLVKIETARSLTYRAALYAATQHPQANTFSAMAKYYASEIAMQVTTDAVQLHGGYGYSKEYPVEKMFRDAKILAIYEGANQLLKNQIGDHIVRTAAQIA; encoded by the coding sequence ATCTCGTACAACCAAGACCCGCTTTTCCCGCTCACCGACGAGGAAGAGGCGCTTCTGGCGCTGACGCACCAGGTCTGCCGCCGCGAAATCCTGCCCGCGCGCGCGGAGTTGGATGAAACAGGCCAGTTCCCCACAGCCATTCTGCGCAAATTTCGAGAGGTAGGGTTATTTGCCGGCATGTTTGAAGCCGAATATGGCGGCCTCGGTCTCTCCCCCTTGATGCCTTTTCGCATTGTCGAAACCATCGCCCAATACTGCCTGGGCGTGGCCACCACCTTCGGCGCATCCACCACGCTGGCGGCGCTGCCCATCAAGTGCGGCGGCACAGAAGCGCAAAAACAAAAGTACCTCCCCCTGCTCGCCGGCGGCGAAAAGCTGGGGGCGCTGGCCGTGACGGAACCGGATGCCGGCTCCGACGTCCTCAACCTTTCTACGACAGCGGTGAAATCAGGCGACTACTACGTCCTCAATGGCGTCAAACAGTGGATCACCAATGCGGGACAGGCGGATATTTATTGCATTTTTGCCGGCACGGGCAGCATAGGCGGCATCTCCTGCTTCATCGTCGAAAAAGACACCCCCGGCCTCTCCTTCGGCCAGCTCGAAAACAAGTTAGGCATCCGTTGCTCCCATACTCGCCAGCTCATCCTGCAAGACGTAGCCGTTCCCGTGGATAACCTTATTGGCCTCAAACCCAATCGCGGCCTCCTCCAACTCCTGCAAACACTCGCCCGCTCCCGCGTCAGCGTTGCCGCCCTCTCCGTTGGCGTCGCCACGGGCGCCTACCACGAAGCCATCAAATACACACGCCAGCGCGAACAGTTCGGGCAAAAAATCATCCGCTTCCAGGCCCTACAACATCTGCTGGCCGACATGCTCGTGAAAATTGAAACGGCCCGCTCCCTCACCTACCGCGCCGCGCTCTACGCCGCCACACAACATCCGCAGGCCAACACCTTCTCCGCCATGGCCAAATACTATGCCTCGGAGATCGCCATGCAAGTGACCACCGACGCCGTCCAACTCCACGGCGGCTACGGCTACAGCAAAGAGTACCCCGTGGAAAAGATGTTCCGCGATGCCAAAATCCTGGCAATCTACGAAGGCGCCAACCAGTTGCTCAAAAATCAGATAGGAGACCACATTGTCCGCACTGCCGCCCAAATCGCCTGA
- a CDS encoding polyketide synthase dehydratase domain-containing protein: protein MEPVAIIGIGCRFPGAHNPQAFWELLRAGGDAVRETPPERWAASFYDEDATAAGKMNTRRGGFLDQIDQFDAAFFKIAPVEAVQMDPQQRLLLEVTWESLEDAGIVPSQLAGASVGVFVGIMSNDYGEISRFAPEVVDAYTCPGNGYCIAANRLSYVFDFHGPSVAVDTACSSSLVAVDLACASLARGECRLAIAGGVNALLSPWGSIYFTKASLMSPDGCCKPFDAGANGIVRGEGAGVVVLKRLADAVADGDAIYAIIRGTAVNQDGRSNGLTAPNRWAQEAVLRAAYERAGVSPGAVQYVEAHGTGTPLGDPLEAMALGAVLAVDRSPEQPCLIGSVKSNLGHLESAAGIAGLIKVSLALKHRAIPPTLHFHTPNPNIPFAALPLRVAHTLTPWPETGPALAGVSSFGFGGTNAHVVLAAAPASVAAPSSPAASGEAHYLLPLSARTPTALRDLAHAYRHFLANAGAGLPLAAICETASLRREHHSVHLALVGRDHAGILTALDAFLHDIPSSTYAVSRGRPRRRFKPVFITDDADARPESLARWATWGLMPLATLMAETADLPAQLRALRAGGHNIFVSLSAEESTTAALADAFPEEDAERLILPLLPSSEDAGSSLRILAALYAFGFPVPWERIHLTPGPAVSLPTYPWQRERFWLQPAGVPGTGRWSPPPVSGNPLLGTPTLLAHLPDQIIWELSLDKPELTYLAQHRVRGEGVMPGAGFLEMVAAALVAHFGAGAIRITELVFHEPLYLRDGELPRVQMVWRTPANRRGCAFQIYSRAFQGDSDWVLHVSGQAWVAAEMPAQEPTGNLAAWRDACAQEETGTDFYARQAARGNQWGPHFQAVQRFWLGPGEAVAELRGPDDAAVGYQFPPAMLDACGHVLAALLSADPANPGGAFVLSHVEQVALYGRPGTRAWSRGKVLPPDDADRQSRRGDVEVYDDAGILLATMRGVHFRYLPREQSPQEDVFFQMTWEPAPPPPTPPHGQNWLIFADARQIGVALATALTAGDIGDGQDNRCTLVWPGHGYQVRSGDDYEIDPQNLAHYQAMLTMRQYDGVVYLWGLDAPSPPQTAGDAWRSGQLAVNLSAVNLLRAAAQSLPDLPILFATRGAYPLADAPVAPGQATLWGLGRAALREFDIPRGKLVDLPPQEDQDAVHALLTELGVNDAETQVAWRGTSRYAARFLAFALPSPSREIPVRADGSYLITGGLGGLGLRTAQWLAQQGAGRLILLGRTGLPPRHRWDDATVLDRFGAQIDAVRRMERAGTVVTVVAADVADADGLGAALAPYLRQETQPLYGVIHAAGVAARLPLTELTAATLWETLRPKAVGAWLLHTLTAAERLDFFVCYSSVATLLSSPLLGAYSGANAFLDALAHYRARAGMPALSINWGPWAETGMAARDETFNATLLPLPPATALEALAQLLRRPHIIQAAVMRPPTQRHPDHRLADRSSPLHTLTRAQIVEAPIGGGYDLLEAFLRQQLADLLGLPAGDIDAQEALINLGVDSLMALSLKKTMETGLAVSVPIAVFYEGITLAQLATDALGQIRPISPSAGSVINQTTRAHSPRGDEAARLLDRLGELSDAEVDAWLDILLAAEEDIE from the coding sequence ATGGAACCTGTCGCCATCATCGGAATTGGCTGCCGCTTTCCCGGCGCGCACAACCCGCAGGCGTTTTGGGAGTTGCTGCGTGCGGGCGGGGACGCCGTGCGGGAAACGCCGCCGGAACGCTGGGCCGCCTCTTTTTATGATGAAGATGCAACGGCTGCGGGAAAAATGAACACCCGCCGGGGTGGCTTTCTTGATCAGATTGATCAATTTGATGCCGCCTTCTTCAAGATTGCGCCTGTTGAAGCCGTGCAGATGGACCCGCAGCAGCGACTGCTGCTAGAAGTCACCTGGGAGAGCCTGGAAGATGCCGGCATTGTTCCCTCCCAACTGGCAGGCGCGTCCGTGGGCGTCTTTGTGGGCATCATGAGCAACGATTATGGCGAAATCTCCCGTTTCGCGCCGGAGGTGGTTGACGCCTACACCTGCCCCGGCAACGGTTACTGCATCGCCGCCAACCGCCTTTCCTACGTGTTCGATTTCCACGGTCCGAGCGTGGCCGTGGACACAGCTTGCTCCTCCTCCCTGGTTGCCGTGGACCTGGCCTGCGCCAGCCTGGCGCGCGGAGAGTGCCGCCTGGCCATTGCCGGCGGCGTCAATGCGCTGCTCTCTCCCTGGGGGTCGATCTATTTCACGAAAGCCAGTTTGATGTCGCCCGATGGGTGTTGTAAGCCGTTTGACGCCGGTGCCAACGGCATTGTGCGCGGCGAAGGCGCCGGCGTGGTCGTTTTGAAGCGGCTGGCGGACGCCGTGGCGGACGGAGACGCGATCTACGCCATTATCCGGGGAACGGCGGTGAACCAGGATGGTCGCAGCAACGGCCTCACCGCCCCCAATCGTTGGGCACAGGAGGCTGTTTTGCGTGCGGCTTATGAGCGGGCCGGGGTCTCACCTGGGGCCGTGCAATATGTCGAGGCGCACGGTACGGGGACGCCGTTGGGCGATCCGCTGGAGGCGATGGCGTTGGGCGCGGTGCTGGCAGTGGACCGCTCACCGGAGCAGCCCTGCCTGATTGGCTCGGTCAAGAGCAATCTAGGCCATCTGGAGTCTGCTGCCGGCATTGCCGGCCTCATCAAAGTCTCCCTGGCGCTCAAACACCGCGCCATCCCCCCTACCCTGCACTTCCATACGCCCAATCCGAACATCCCCTTCGCGGCGCTGCCCTTGCGCGTCGCGCACACCTTAACACCCTGGCCGGAGACAGGACCGGCGCTGGCCGGGGTTAGTTCCTTTGGCTTTGGCGGGACTAATGCGCACGTCGTCCTGGCCGCGGCGCCGGCGTCCGTTGCCGCTCCCTCTTCGCCCGCGGCATCAGGAGAAGCCCATTATCTCTTACCCCTTTCCGCGCGCACACCGACGGCGCTGCGAGACCTGGCCCACGCCTACCGCCATTTCCTGGCGAACGCGGGTGCGGGGTTGCCGCTGGCGGCCATCTGCGAAACGGCCAGCCTCCGCCGCGAACATCATTCGGTTCATCTGGCGCTGGTGGGGAGGGATCATGCCGGCATTTTAACCGCCCTCGACGCCTTTCTCCACGACATCCCCTCGTCCACCTATGCCGTCAGCCGGGGACGGCCGCGCCGTCGCTTCAAGCCCGTCTTCATCACCGACGACGCAGACGCCCGCCCCGAGTCGTTGGCCCGATGGGCGACCTGGGGATTGATGCCTCTGGCCACGCTCATGGCGGAAACGGCGGATTTGCCCGCCCAACTGCGTGCCCTGCGCGCCGGCGGGCACAACATCTTCGTCTCCCTGAGCGCGGAAGAGTCCACGACGGCGGCCCTGGCGGACGCCTTCCCCGAGGAAGACGCCGAACGGCTGATTCTCCCCCTGCTTCCCTCCTCCGAGGACGCCGGGTCCTCTCTGCGCATCCTTGCCGCCCTTTACGCCTTTGGTTTCCCCGTACCGTGGGAACGCATCCACCTGACCCCCGGCCCCGCCGTTTCCCTGCCGACCTACCCGTGGCAGCGTGAACGCTTCTGGTTACAGCCTGCCGGTGTGCCCGGAACAGGGCGTTGGTCGCCGCCGCCCGTTTCTGGGAACCCCCTGCTGGGCACGCCGACCCTGCTGGCGCACCTGCCCGACCAGATCATATGGGAGCTATCGCTAGACAAACCGGAACTAACCTACCTGGCGCAACATCGCGTGCGGGGAGAAGGGGTTATGCCCGGGGCCGGTTTCCTGGAAATGGTCGCCGCGGCCCTGGTGGCGCATTTTGGCGCGGGAGCGATCCGGATAACGGAACTGGTTTTTCACGAACCCCTCTATTTGCGTGACGGTGAGCTACCACGGGTGCAAATGGTGTGGCGCACACCGGCAAACAGGCGAGGGTGCGCGTTCCAGATTTATAGCCGCGCCTTCCAGGGTGATAGCGATTGGGTGCTGCATGTGAGTGGTCAGGCGTGGGTTGCGGCGGAAATGCCGGCACAAGAACCGACCGGCAATCTGGCTGCGTGGCGCGACGCCTGCGCTCAAGAAGAGACCGGCACAGATTTCTATGCGCGGCAGGCCGCCCGCGGCAATCAGTGGGGGCCTCACTTCCAGGCCGTGCAACGGTTCTGGTTGGGTCCGGGGGAAGCTGTCGCCGAGCTGCGCGGGCCGGATGACGCCGCGGTCGGCTACCAGTTTCCCCCGGCGATGTTGGATGCCTGTGGTCACGTCCTGGCCGCCTTGCTGTCCGCCGATCCCGCGAACCCTGGCGGCGCTTTCGTGCTGAGCCACGTGGAGCAGGTGGCGCTGTATGGACGTCCGGGGACACGGGCGTGGAGTCGGGGAAAGGTGCTGCCACCGGACGACGCCGATCGGCAATCGCGTCGTGGGGACGTCGAGGTTTACGATGATGCCGGCATATTGCTGGCAACCATGCGCGGTGTCCATTTTCGTTATCTGCCGCGCGAGCAGTCACCTCAAGAAGACGTTTTTTTCCAGATGACCTGGGAACCCGCGCCGCCGCCCCCGACGCCGCCGCACGGACAAAACTGGCTAATTTTCGCCGACGCCCGGCAAATTGGCGTCGCTCTGGCAACTGCTTTGACCGCCGGGGACATCGGTGACGGCCAGGATAATCGGTGCACACTCGTCTGGCCGGGTCATGGCTATCAGGTCAGGTCGGGTGATGACTATGAAATCGACCCCCAAAATCTCGCCCACTACCAGGCCATGCTGACCATGAGGCAATATGATGGCGTCGTCTATTTGTGGGGCCTGGACGCGCCCTCGCCACCCCAGACCGCCGGGGACGCATGGCGGTCCGGGCAGCTTGCGGTCAATCTATCCGCCGTCAACCTCCTGCGCGCAGCCGCCCAATCATTGCCCGACCTTCCTATTTTATTCGCCACCCGTGGGGCATATCCCCTGGCGGATGCGCCTGTCGCCCCAGGGCAAGCGACGTTGTGGGGCTTAGGGCGAGCGGCTTTGCGGGAGTTTGACATTCCGCGCGGCAAATTGGTGGACCTGCCCCCGCAAGAGGATCAGGACGCGGTTCACGCCTTGCTGACCGAACTGGGCGTCAACGACGCGGAGACTCAGGTGGCCTGGCGCGGGACAAGCCGTTATGCCGCCCGGTTCCTCGCTTTTGCACTGCCATCCCCGTCACGAGAGATACCGGTGCGCGCGGATGGCAGCTACCTGATTACGGGTGGTCTGGGGGGATTGGGTTTGCGGACGGCTCAATGGCTGGCGCAACAGGGCGCGGGGCGATTGATCTTGCTTGGCCGTACAGGGCTGCCGCCACGGCATCGCTGGGATGATGCGACCGTTTTGGACCGCTTCGGCGCGCAGATTGATGCCGTACGCCGGATGGAGCGCGCGGGCACGGTCGTGACGGTTGTGGCTGCTGATGTGGCCGACGCGGACGGGTTGGGCGCGGCGCTTGCGCCGTATTTGCGACAGGAGACGCAACCGCTGTATGGTGTCATTCACGCGGCGGGTGTGGCGGCGCGGCTGCCGCTGACCGAGTTGACGGCGGCAACGCTGTGGGAAACGCTGCGGCCCAAGGCGGTGGGAGCCTGGCTGCTGCATACGTTGACGGCGGCGGAACGGCTCGACTTTTTCGTTTGCTATTCCTCCGTCGCGACGCTGCTGAGTTCTCCGCTCTTGGGTGCATATAGTGGCGCAAATGCGTTTCTGGATGCGTTGGCCCATTATCGTGCGCGGGCGGGAATGCCGGCATTAAGCATCAACTGGGGACCGTGGGCGGAAACGGGCATGGCCGCCCGCGATGAAACATTCAATGCCACCCTCCTCCCCCTGCCGCCGGCAACGGCGCTGGAAGCCCTGGCGCAACTGCTGCGCCGCCCGCACATCATCCAGGCCGCCGTCATGCGTCCGCCTACGCAACGACATCCTGACCACCGGTTGGCCGACCGTTCCTCTCCCCTTCATACCCTGACACGGGCGCAAATTGTGGAGGCGCCGATCGGGGGCGGCTATGACTTGCTGGAAGCGTTTTTGCGGCAACAGTTGGCGGACTTATTAGGGTTGCCCGCCGGCGACATTGACGCCCAGGAAGCGCTGATCAACCTGGGCGTGGATTCGCTGATGGCCCTATCATTGAAAAAGACGATGGAAACGGGGCTGGCCGTCTCGGTTCCCATCGCCGTTTTTTACGAGGGAATCACGCTGGCGCAACTGGCAACAGACGCCCTCGGTCAGATCAGGCCCATCTCCCCCTCCGCCGGCAGCGTCATCAATCAAACGACGCGGGCGCATTCGCCGCGCGGTGACGAAGCGGCGCGGTTGCTAGATCGACTAGGAGAACTCTCCGATGCGGAGGTAGATGCCTGGCTGGACATCCTGTTGGCAGCCGAAGAAGACATCGAATGA
- a CDS encoding acyl carrier protein, whose protein sequence is MSALPPKSPDPQREEEIQDWLINRLSTWLLLNPDEIDIEQPFAGYGLTSITAVSMTADLEDWLGIELSPTLAYEYPTIAALSHHLTTEY, encoded by the coding sequence TTGTCCGCACTGCCGCCCAAATCGCCTGACCCGCAGCGAGAGGAAGAAATACAAGACTGGCTCATTAACCGCCTATCCACCTGGCTGCTGCTAAACCCCGACGAAATAGACATTGAACAACCCTTCGCCGGTTACGGACTCACCTCTATCACTGCGGTGAGCATGACGGCCGACCTGGAAGATTGGTTGGGGATCGAACTTAGCCCCACGTTGGCTTATGAATATCCTACCATTGCCGCCCTATCCCATCACCTGACTACGGAATACTGA